The Nitrosospira lacus genome window below encodes:
- a CDS encoding isochorismatase family protein: MNNDGFMKGGLAAGDALILVDVQNDFLPGGSLAVPNGDEVIPVLNRYLALFHGHGLPIFATRDWHPPDHCSFLQQGGPWPPHCIASTPGAAFPASLELPPDTHIISKAVTPEKDAYSGFTDTELNALLQSSDARRLFIGGISAEYCVLNTVKDALQYHYTVFALNDAICAMDINSNHSHALEEMVRLGAILICFKALRA; encoded by the coding sequence ATGAATAATGACGGATTCATGAAGGGCGGGCTTGCCGCAGGTGACGCCCTGATTCTCGTGGATGTCCAGAACGATTTTCTTCCCGGCGGCAGCCTTGCCGTACCCAATGGCGACGAAGTCATACCGGTACTCAATCGTTACCTTGCACTTTTTCATGGCCATGGCTTACCCATCTTCGCCACTCGCGATTGGCATCCCCCGGATCACTGCTCCTTCCTGCAACAGGGAGGGCCGTGGCCACCGCACTGCATTGCGTCAACGCCGGGCGCGGCATTCCCGGCAAGCCTTGAACTTCCTCCCGATACACACATCATTTCCAAGGCTGTCACTCCGGAAAAAGACGCCTATTCCGGCTTTACGGATACCGAACTCAATGCTTTACTGCAATCTTCCGATGCTCGTCGTCTATTTATCGGCGGTATCTCCGCGGAGTACTGCGTACTCAATACCGTAAAGGATGCCCTGCAGTATCACTACACCGTCTTTGCGCTCAACGACGCGATATGTGCCATGGACATAAATTCGAATCATAGTCACGCACTTGAGGAAATGGTGCGTCTTGGCGCGATTCTAATCTGCTTCAAGGCACTCCGGGCATGA
- a CDS encoding nicotinate phosphoribosyltransferase, producing MNPLSSPLLTDHYQLMMLQSYLEQGMDERAVFEFFVRKLPPGRNFMVAAGLEQALDFLENLKFSPEELAWLTPRFPPAVIAYLEKFRFNGDVHAMPEGTVFFPDQPILRITAPLPQAQLVESRIMNLLHFETLIASKAARLVMVAPHKLLVDFGMRRAHGAEAGLLAARASYLAGFSGTATVLAGTLYGIPLFGTMAHSYIQAHEDEATAFEHFARCHPDRATLLIDTYDTETAATKVVALARKLRGEGIGIKGVRLDSGDLAAHARCVRQILNEGGLEKTTIFASGNLDEYRLRDLLSSAAPIDGFGVGTALDVSSDAPSLDCAYKLQEYGGKPRRKRSEGKATWPGRKQVYRSYSANGCMIGDVVALEENDPHDGQPLLMPIMRAGRRIHAHATLDQIRQRTLAEYARLPKAMTTLEMAAPYPVVISAALQILANELDAARVLNP from the coding sequence ATGAATCCGCTTTCCAGCCCTCTTTTGACTGACCATTATCAGCTGATGATGTTGCAGAGCTATCTTGAGCAAGGCATGGATGAGCGCGCGGTATTTGAGTTTTTCGTTCGCAAGCTGCCGCCGGGGCGGAATTTCATGGTTGCGGCTGGTCTGGAGCAAGCCCTTGATTTTCTTGAAAACCTGAAATTTTCACCGGAAGAACTGGCTTGGCTTACCCCGCGTTTCCCGCCTGCGGTCATTGCCTACCTGGAAAAATTCCGTTTCAATGGCGACGTTCATGCCATGCCCGAAGGTACCGTATTTTTTCCGGATCAACCTATTCTGCGGATAACCGCCCCGCTGCCACAAGCCCAACTGGTCGAGTCACGGATCATGAATCTGCTGCATTTCGAGACGTTAATTGCCTCCAAGGCGGCTCGCCTGGTGATGGTGGCGCCTCACAAGCTGCTGGTGGATTTTGGCATGCGCCGCGCACATGGGGCGGAGGCCGGACTGCTTGCGGCGCGGGCGAGCTATCTGGCCGGATTCTCCGGCACCGCCACCGTGCTGGCCGGCACGCTGTATGGAATTCCGCTGTTCGGCACCATGGCCCATTCCTACATCCAGGCGCATGAGGATGAAGCCACTGCGTTTGAACATTTTGCACGCTGCCACCCCGATAGAGCGACTCTACTGATCGATACCTATGATACGGAGACCGCCGCAACCAAGGTCGTAGCCCTGGCCAGAAAGCTTCGCGGGGAAGGCATCGGCATCAAGGGCGTGCGGCTGGATAGCGGCGATCTCGCGGCGCATGCCCGATGCGTGCGCCAAATACTCAACGAAGGCGGACTGGAGAAGACGACGATTTTTGCCAGCGGTAATCTGGATGAATACCGGCTGCGTGACTTACTGTCATCCGCCGCGCCGATAGATGGTTTCGGCGTAGGGACAGCGCTGGATGTCTCAAGCGATGCGCCTTCGCTGGATTGCGCCTACAAGCTGCAAGAATATGGCGGCAAACCACGCCGCAAACGTTCGGAGGGAAAGGCCACGTGGCCCGGAAGAAAGCAGGTATACCGCAGCTATAGCGCGAATGGCTGCATGATTGGTGACGTGGTAGCGTTGGAGGAGAATGATCCTCATGATGGTCAACCGCTTCTCATGCCTATTATGCGGGCCGGCCGCCGCATCCATGCCCATGCTACGCTGGACCAAATACGCCAACGGACATTGGCAGAGTATGCTCGTCTACCGAAAGCGATGACGACACTTGAGATGGCCGCACCTTACCCGGTGGTCATTTCCGCAGCGTTGCAAATACTGGCTAACGAACTGGATGCGGCGCGCGTGCTTAACCCATAG
- the hpf gene encoding ribosome hibernation-promoting factor, HPF/YfiA family, with product MKFSLQITTRDVPHSEALESHIRQKAEKLETFYPHIMGCRVVIEIPHKHKHQGRMFNVRLDITVPGKELVVNREADEDVYVALRDAFDAAKRQLEDYGRRQRGDIKAHAPVVRGKVVRLIAEEGYGFIETPDGEELYFHRDNLAENNFDKLESGSEVQFLEDIGSEGFQAKRVSTGKHHTTKGKAE from the coding sequence ATGAAATTTTCACTGCAAATCACTACACGCGACGTTCCCCATTCTGAGGCACTGGAAAGTCATATCCGGCAAAAAGCAGAAAAACTCGAGACGTTCTATCCGCATATCATGGGATGCCGGGTGGTAATCGAAATCCCTCACAAACATAAACATCAGGGACGCATGTTCAACGTGCGCCTCGATATCACCGTGCCGGGAAAAGAACTGGTCGTTAACCGCGAGGCGGATGAGGATGTGTATGTCGCATTGCGCGATGCCTTCGATGCTGCAAAGCGTCAGCTGGAAGACTATGGCCGCCGTCAGCGTGGCGACATCAAGGCGCACGCGCCAGTCGTGCGCGGCAAGGTGGTGCGCTTGATTGCGGAGGAAGGGTATGGATTCATCGAGACACCCGACGGGGAAGAATTATATTTTCATCGTGATAACCTCGCTGAAAATAACTTTGACAAACTGGAGTCAGGCAGCGAGGTACAGTTCCTGGAGGATATTGGCAGCGAGGGTTTTCAGGCGAAGCGCGTGAGCACCGGCAAACATCACACCACAAAAGGAAAAGCAGAATGA
- a CDS encoding ADP-ribosylglycohydrolase family protein, which translates to MNHYTSTAESRARRMRNALWGLFIGDALAMPAHWFYSLKNVRQYFDGGIRGYEPPPHPHPESFMVGMTYHPDIETANRLGRCYDILHAHARFYDTSYSDLAIGSLERESEHGNRVPRLEDRFHYHDGLKAGENTLGAHLVRVLLRSVIRAGRYDPQDFLEAFVKYLTTPGENRDPYTEIYLRRWFENYSRGLPPHACAELQRNIWSIGSHGALVRPLVLTMLVESAYQGLGFAVEHQCLTHRSENAASSLGILVPLLNSLVKGIDPVEVISVYARSLRTPQITGEELFTAYREHGGPGNIPKAEMWQLHVRLNDAPYEVFQLARQHAEPEVVRHLLATACYPEHGLPLLLYLIVKHNLGIEASLLANANAGGDNVHRGMIMGLITGASGYDLPDHLVEGLIDRKELKIEIDAFVDVALRGNAF; encoded by the coding sequence ATGAATCATTACACAAGCACGGCTGAGTCTCGCGCAAGGCGCATGCGCAACGCATTATGGGGGTTATTCATAGGCGACGCGCTGGCGATGCCAGCACACTGGTTTTACAGCCTGAAAAATGTCCGGCAATACTTTGACGGCGGTATTCGTGGATACGAACCACCACCCCACCCGCACCCTGAAAGCTTCATGGTGGGCATGACGTACCATCCTGATATTGAAACCGCAAATCGCCTTGGCCGCTGCTATGACATTCTTCACGCGCATGCCCGTTTCTATGACACCAGCTATAGTGATCTGGCAATCGGATCTCTGGAGCGCGAGAGTGAGCACGGCAATCGCGTTCCCCGCCTGGAGGATCGTTTCCATTACCACGATGGATTGAAAGCGGGAGAGAATACACTTGGTGCTCATCTGGTCCGTGTGCTGTTGCGTTCGGTGATACGTGCTGGCCGCTATGATCCGCAAGACTTTCTCGAAGCGTTTGTGAAATATCTCACCACGCCGGGTGAAAACCGCGACCCTTATACGGAAATCTATCTTCGACGCTGGTTCGAGAATTATTCCCGAGGCCTGCCGCCCCACGCATGCGCGGAACTGCAACGCAACATATGGTCCATCGGCTCGCATGGCGCGCTGGTACGGCCCCTGGTTCTCACCATGCTGGTTGAAAGCGCCTATCAGGGACTGGGGTTTGCCGTAGAGCATCAGTGTCTCACCCACAGGTCGGAAAACGCAGCCAGTTCGCTGGGCATTCTGGTTCCCCTCCTGAACTCACTGGTGAAAGGTATCGACCCGGTTGAAGTGATCTCTGTGTATGCCAGATCCCTGCGCACACCGCAGATTACCGGCGAGGAACTCTTCACCGCCTATCGCGAGCATGGCGGTCCCGGCAATATTCCGAAAGCCGAGATGTGGCAACTTCATGTAAGACTCAATGACGCGCCTTATGAGGTATTTCAGTTAGCCCGGCAGCACGCAGAGCCAGAAGTTGTCCGTCATCTTCTTGCGACGGCCTGCTACCCGGAGCATGGCCTTCCACTCCTCTTGTATCTCATCGTAAAACATAATCTCGGGATCGAGGCGTCCCTTCTGGCGAACGCCAACGCAGGCGGGGACAACGTGCACCGGGGCATGATTATGGGTCTGATTACCGGAGCGTCCGGCTACGATCTGCCTGACCACCTCGTGGAAGGGCTGATCGACCGGAAGGAATTGAAAATCGAGATTGATGCATTCGTGGATGTTGCTCTACGAGGAAACGCCTTTTAA
- a CDS encoding cation-translocating P-type ATPase: MKIHQLTVEQAYASLHSSLIGLPEHEARRRLQEYGPNRVEEVREESLLLSFAKEFTHFFALILWLAAMLAFVAEWNEPGQGMAMLGYAIIGVILINGVFSFWQEYRAHKAVVALRNLLPHQVKAMRDGALRQIPAAELVPGDVILLADGDAVPADCRLLEAFGVRVNNATITGESLPLARNSERSSQDEAQNSRNVLLAGTTMVSGEAKALVYATGMHSEFGKIAHLTQVTGAALSPLQVEIMRLSRFIATLSVLIGVVFFLIGLWLGLPFWQNLIFAIGIIVANVPEGLLPTVTLALAMATQRMVKRNALVCHLPAVETLGSTTVICTDKTGTLTQNRMTIEKLFLSGKFYLPADIAQLRDSPLFAVAMYCHNLKQSEHEGKQVLLGDPMEVALLELARMAISAHPDHKRIDEIPFDTDRKRLSLLYKTPGGNMLYCKGALETVLPLCRDIHLNGRIQTLDDPYRQRLFQAQESMAEEGLRVLALAYRRSVPGTARERLEEELILCGLVGMEDPPRAEVPAAIARCRAAGIKVIMVTGDHPHTARAIGREIGLTQTPLIIVGDELRRMSQIQLQLALDAEEIIFARVGADQKMRIVQALKKKGEIVAVTGDGVNDAPALKAADVGISMGISGTDVAKQSADIILLDDNFASIVAAIEEGRAVFENIRKFMTYILTSNVPELIPYLAFVLFKIPLPLTIVQILAVDLGTDMLPALALGAEAPRDDVMQRPPRARSERLLHWPLLLRAYLFLGLLEAAAAMAAFFYVLHNGGWYYGQILAPDSTLYLQATTACLSAIIVMQVMNVFICRHPRESVFRFAWFGNRLLLLGIALEIILILLIVYMPLGNSLFGTTPIGVDVWLYAIPFGVAMLALDELRKALLRRFTK; the protein is encoded by the coding sequence ATGAAAATCCACCAGCTTACTGTTGAACAAGCCTATGCGAGCCTGCACAGCAGCCTCATCGGATTGCCTGAGCATGAGGCACGCAGAAGGTTGCAGGAATACGGGCCAAATCGTGTGGAGGAGGTTCGCGAAGAGAGCCTGCTACTGAGTTTCGCCAAAGAATTTACCCATTTTTTCGCACTGATCTTATGGCTCGCCGCAATGCTGGCTTTCGTCGCCGAATGGAACGAACCGGGGCAAGGCATGGCCATGCTTGGCTACGCCATCATTGGTGTGATCCTGATCAACGGCGTGTTTTCATTCTGGCAGGAATACCGTGCGCATAAAGCAGTGGTTGCGCTGCGCAATCTGCTACCCCATCAAGTAAAAGCCATGCGCGACGGGGCTCTCAGGCAAATACCGGCGGCTGAATTGGTGCCAGGGGACGTAATCCTGCTGGCGGACGGCGACGCTGTCCCGGCTGATTGCCGCTTGCTCGAGGCATTCGGCGTACGCGTAAACAATGCCACGATTACCGGTGAATCACTGCCCCTGGCGCGTAATTCCGAGCGCTCCAGCCAGGACGAAGCGCAGAACAGTCGCAATGTGTTGCTCGCCGGCACCACCATGGTGTCGGGAGAAGCGAAGGCACTCGTATACGCCACTGGCATGCATAGTGAGTTCGGCAAGATCGCACATTTGACCCAGGTGACGGGTGCAGCCCTGTCGCCTCTGCAAGTCGAAATCATGCGCCTCAGCCGTTTCATCGCGACGCTCTCGGTGCTCATCGGCGTGGTGTTTTTCTTGATTGGTTTATGGCTGGGTTTACCTTTCTGGCAGAACCTAATTTTCGCCATTGGCATAATCGTTGCCAATGTCCCGGAAGGGTTGCTACCCACGGTGACCCTGGCGCTGGCCATGGCCACCCAGCGCATGGTGAAAAGGAACGCGTTAGTATGCCATCTGCCGGCAGTGGAAACCCTGGGCTCCACCACGGTGATCTGTACCGACAAGACCGGAACGCTGACGCAGAACCGCATGACGATTGAAAAACTTTTTTTGTCCGGGAAATTCTACCTGCCCGCGGATATTGCACAGTTGCGCGACAGTCCACTGTTTGCCGTCGCAATGTATTGTCATAACCTGAAACAAAGCGAGCATGAGGGCAAGCAGGTCTTGCTCGGCGATCCAATGGAAGTCGCTTTGCTTGAACTGGCGCGCATGGCAATCTCGGCGCATCCAGATCACAAGCGTATTGATGAAATTCCCTTCGATACCGACCGTAAGCGCCTCTCGCTGCTGTACAAAACACCCGGCGGCAACATGCTGTACTGCAAAGGCGCACTGGAAACCGTGCTGCCACTGTGTCGCGACATCCATCTGAACGGCAGGATACAGACTCTGGATGACCCCTATCGACAGCGTTTGTTCCAAGCCCAGGAAAGCATGGCGGAAGAGGGGCTGCGCGTGCTCGCCTTGGCTTATCGCCGAAGCGTTCCAGGCACCGCGCGTGAACGCTTGGAGGAAGAACTGATTTTATGCGGACTGGTTGGGATGGAAGATCCACCACGAGCAGAAGTTCCCGCAGCAATTGCTCGCTGCCGCGCAGCGGGCATCAAGGTGATCATGGTAACGGGAGATCACCCGCACACCGCCCGAGCCATCGGTCGCGAAATTGGGCTGACCCAAACCCCGCTTATCATTGTTGGCGATGAATTGCGGCGTATGTCACAAATCCAGCTGCAATTGGCACTTGATGCAGAGGAAATAATCTTCGCCAGAGTGGGTGCGGACCAAAAAATGCGCATCGTGCAGGCGCTGAAAAAGAAAGGCGAAATCGTGGCGGTAACCGGCGACGGTGTCAACGACGCACCGGCGTTAAAAGCGGCGGATGTCGGCATCAGCATGGGCATCTCCGGCACCGACGTCGCCAAACAATCTGCCGATATTATTTTGCTCGACGATAATTTTGCCAGCATCGTCGCAGCAATCGAGGAAGGGCGAGCGGTGTTCGAAAACATCCGTAAGTTCATGACGTACATTCTCACCTCGAATGTTCCCGAGCTCATCCCTTATCTGGCTTTCGTGCTGTTTAAAATTCCGTTGCCACTCACCATTGTGCAAATCCTCGCGGTTGACCTCGGCACCGACATGCTTCCGGCACTGGCGCTGGGCGCTGAAGCACCCCGTGACGACGTAATGCAGAGACCGCCGCGTGCGCGCAGCGAACGGCTGCTGCATTGGCCGCTACTGTTGCGCGCCTATCTTTTCCTCGGCTTGCTTGAAGCAGCGGCGGCGATGGCAGCGTTCTTTTATGTACTACACAACGGCGGCTGGTACTACGGGCAGATACTGGCTCCCGACAGCACACTTTATTTGCAAGCCACTACTGCATGCCTATCGGCCATCATTGTGATGCAGGTGATGAACGTATTTATTTGCCGTCATCCCCGAGAATCAGTTTTCCGCTTCGCCTGGTTCGGCAATCGCCTGCTGCTGCTGGGTATTGCATTAGAAATTATCTTGATCCTGCTCATTGTTTACATGCCGCTAGGCAATAGTCTCTTCGGAACCACGCCTATAGGCGTTGATGTCTGGCTATACGCCATTCCCTTCGGCGTTGCCATGCTCGCCCTGGATGAATTGCGCAAGGCGCTGCTGCGGCGATTCACGAAATAA
- a CDS encoding universal stress protein, whose amino-acid sequence MYQHILVPVDGSTTSDRALQEAIRIARQQSAQLELVHVVEDMPLLDSGSYINYAEMQETLRSSGKKVLAHAQMVAQLAGLDAEINLLEAHGERIPSVIVEEAGHWPADLIVIGTHGRSGFSRVLFGSVAEGVVRTAHIPVLLIRGA is encoded by the coding sequence ATGTATCAACATATTCTGGTACCTGTTGATGGCAGTACAACTTCTGATCGCGCGCTACAGGAAGCCATCAGGATCGCCCGGCAGCAAAGCGCTCAGTTGGAACTGGTGCACGTTGTGGAGGATATGCCTTTACTGGATAGCGGCAGTTACATCAACTACGCTGAAATGCAGGAAACATTAAGGAGCAGCGGCAAGAAAGTACTGGCGCACGCACAAATGGTGGCGCAATTGGCAGGCCTGGATGCGGAAATAAATCTGCTTGAAGCGCATGGCGAGCGGATTCCCAGCGTAATAGTGGAAGAAGCCGGGCACTGGCCAGCCGACCTGATCGTAATCGGTACCCACGGCCGTTCCGGTTTCAGTCGCGTTCTATTCGGCAGTGTGGCCGAAGGAGTCGTTCGTACGGCGCATATACCCGTATTACTGATTCGTGGCGCATAG
- a CDS encoding EAL domain-containing protein, translating to MTSKIFETANFEILIAEDSPTQAEKLRYLLEENRYIVTSAPDGKQALAAARRRRPALIISDVVMPEMDGFTLCSEIKRDEQLKDIPVILLTSLSDVQDILKGLECGTDNFIRKPYEDQYVLARIDYLLMNLELRRSQKMQMGMEIYLGGQKHFITTERQQIVDLLISIYEDAIHINKELHARQLDLAHSNRLLNGLYRIAEGLNQATSEREVCEKALEYAMELPGVQAGWLYLRDNETFRLAAVHNLPPQTAKGLENPCECRRLFLAGELSHATNIINCEHLIPCGGGASGLRFHASIPLWIGNRNQGIMNLMGVEQGPFKDDELETFHGVGHQISVALARARLHEHMEKLVDERTMALTAEISQRKKHEARIVRLNRIYSVLSGINTTIVRVREIKELFDEACRIAVDHGQFVFAWIGMFDAATQNITPMAKAGRDEGYLSQLKLTALVDAPGNSWLIAEAIAHHKPAICNDLAADEHMRIRYAAALERGYHSKVALPLILDDQLVGTFVLYAPETEFFDEEEMTLLTEMAGDISFAMDHLKKEERINYLAFFDAVTDLPNRALFLDRVNQRINTIHHDHKAISVIVLDLERFSNVNESLGHQAGDSLLCQLAHRLKQVLAETDILARLSADYFAVAITHEQESTDIAHVLEKILFGIQHQPFLIDGHELRISARAGTSSYPADGQDTDTLLRNAETALKKAKLSCDKHLFYAPEFNTRVTEKLKLETKLRRALEQEQLVLHYQPKIDLASGQISGLEALMRWKDPDNGLVPPVDFIPLLEETRMILEAGRWALGKAISDSKKWEGMGLNPPKVAVNVSPVQLRQKDFVGMVTSVINGAQKVTIGLELEITESVIMQDIEANIQKLRIIRDMDIEVAIDDFGTGYSSLSYIAKLPVNVLKIDRAFITNMTTNRDDLSIVSAIISLAHSLNLRVIAEGVETTEQADLLRLLKCNEMQGYLFSPGVPAEKIEEFLRQKKSFPA from the coding sequence ATGACATCCAAAATATTTGAAACCGCCAATTTCGAAATACTTATTGCCGAAGACAGCCCGACCCAGGCAGAAAAACTGCGGTATCTGCTCGAGGAAAACCGCTATATCGTTACCTCCGCACCCGACGGCAAGCAAGCCCTTGCGGCGGCCCGGCGGCGCAGGCCGGCGCTGATTATCAGCGATGTGGTGATGCCCGAGATGGATGGGTTCACGCTATGCAGCGAAATCAAGCGTGACGAGCAGCTCAAGGATATCCCGGTGATCCTGCTCACTTCGCTGTCCGACGTCCAGGACATTCTGAAGGGACTGGAGTGCGGTACCGACAATTTCATTCGCAAGCCGTACGAAGATCAATATGTGCTGGCCCGTATCGACTACCTGTTGATGAACCTGGAGTTGCGCAGGAGCCAGAAGATGCAAATGGGGATGGAAATTTATCTGGGTGGGCAAAAACATTTCATCACTACCGAGCGGCAGCAGATCGTGGATTTGTTGATTTCGATCTACGAGGATGCGATCCACATCAACAAGGAGCTTCATGCGCGGCAGCTTGATCTGGCACATTCGAATCGCTTGCTTAACGGACTTTACCGGATCGCCGAAGGTCTGAACCAGGCGACAAGCGAGCGCGAAGTCTGCGAGAAAGCGCTCGAGTATGCGATGGAATTGCCCGGAGTGCAGGCGGGATGGCTCTATCTGCGGGATAATGAAACCTTCCGGTTAGCGGCTGTGCACAACCTGCCGCCGCAGACTGCGAAGGGGCTGGAAAACCCATGCGAGTGCCGGCGCCTTTTTCTGGCGGGAGAGCTCAGCCATGCCACCAATATCATCAACTGCGAGCATCTCATCCCATGCGGAGGTGGCGCTTCCGGCCTCCGCTTCCACGCCAGCATACCGCTATGGATCGGTAACCGGAACCAGGGCATCATGAACCTGATGGGAGTAGAACAAGGCCCGTTCAAGGACGACGAATTGGAAACGTTTCACGGGGTCGGCCACCAGATAAGCGTCGCGCTGGCGCGTGCCCGGCTGCATGAACACATGGAAAAACTGGTGGATGAGCGCACCATGGCACTAACCGCGGAGATCTCCCAGCGCAAGAAGCATGAAGCCAGGATTGTTCGTCTAAACCGAATTTACAGTGTACTCAGCGGCATCAACACCACTATCGTGCGCGTCCGGGAAATAAAGGAACTATTCGATGAAGCGTGCCGCATCGCGGTGGACCACGGGCAATTTGTGTTCGCCTGGATCGGAATGTTCGATGCGGCCACACAGAATATTACACCTATGGCCAAGGCGGGCCGTGACGAGGGTTATCTGTCTCAGCTCAAATTGACTGCTTTGGTTGATGCCCCGGGAAATTCCTGGCTGATAGCGGAGGCGATCGCCCACCACAAGCCGGCTATTTGCAATGATCTCGCCGCCGACGAGCACATGCGGATCCGGTATGCCGCGGCACTGGAACGCGGCTATCATTCCAAAGTAGCCCTGCCTCTAATCCTGGATGACCAGCTCGTGGGCACCTTCGTGCTCTACGCGCCGGAAACAGAGTTCTTTGACGAGGAGGAAATGACCCTGTTGACCGAAATGGCGGGCGATATTTCATTTGCGATGGATCACCTGAAAAAAGAGGAGCGCATTAATTATCTTGCTTTTTTCGATGCCGTGACCGACCTGCCGAACCGCGCGCTGTTTCTCGACCGGGTCAATCAGCGAATCAACACGATCCACCATGATCACAAGGCAATTTCAGTGATTGTCCTCGATCTTGAGCGCTTCAGCAATGTCAATGAATCGCTCGGGCACCAGGCAGGGGACAGCCTGCTATGCCAGCTTGCACACCGCCTGAAGCAGGTACTTGCGGAAACAGATATCCTGGCTCGTCTCTCGGCGGACTATTTTGCCGTCGCCATAACGCACGAACAAGAAAGTACGGACATTGCCCACGTTCTGGAGAAAATTCTCTTCGGGATCCAGCATCAGCCTTTCCTGATCGACGGACATGAATTACGCATTTCCGCCAGAGCGGGCACTTCGTCTTATCCTGCTGACGGCCAGGATACCGACACTCTGCTACGCAACGCTGAAACGGCACTGAAAAAAGCCAAGCTTTCCTGCGACAAGCACCTGTTTTACGCTCCTGAATTCAACACCCGCGTTACAGAGAAGCTGAAGCTCGAAACCAAATTGCGCCGAGCACTGGAACAAGAACAGCTGGTACTGCACTACCAGCCCAAAATTGATTTGGCAAGCGGACAAATCAGCGGACTGGAGGCACTGATGCGCTGGAAGGACCCCGATAATGGCCTTGTACCGCCGGTAGACTTTATTCCCCTGCTCGAGGAAACCAGGATGATTCTTGAGGCGGGACGGTGGGCATTGGGAAAAGCGATCTCGGATTCCAAGAAATGGGAGGGCATGGGACTCAATCCACCCAAGGTAGCCGTCAACGTCTCGCCAGTTCAATTACGGCAAAAGGATTTTGTCGGCATGGTAACGAGTGTGATAAACGGTGCTCAAAAGGTGACAATCGGGTTGGAACTCGAGATTACCGAGAGTGTAATCATGCAGGACATAGAAGCCAATATCCAGAAGCTCAGGATCATTCGCGATATGGATATCGAGGTCGCGATAGACGATTTCGGCACCGGCTATTCCTCGCTCAGTTATATTGCCAAGCTGCCTGTCAATGTTCTGAAAATCGATCGGGCTTTCATCACCAATATGACCACCAACCGTGACGACCTAAGCATCGTTTCCGCCATTATCTCCCTGGCGCACTCCCTGAATCTGCGCGTGATCGCCGAGGGAGTGGAAACCACTGAGCAGGCAGATCTTTTGCGCTTGCTCAAATGCAACGAGATGCAAGGCTATCTATTCAGTCCCGGTGTTCCCGCGGAGAAAATCGAAGAATTTCTCCGTCAGAAAAAGTCATTCCCCGCGTGA